The Hevea brasiliensis isolate MT/VB/25A 57/8 chromosome 1, ASM3005281v1, whole genome shotgun sequence DNA segment ctttttatggaaaattttacTTTTGGGTTGTTGAGTGGTGATGATCTCAATTAAACTGCACAATTAGGGTTAATTTCAAAAAAGAAAGCTGAAGTAATTGTGAATCTAGCTAAATGTGTTGACAAATCTAGTTGTATTAACTTCATATTTTCTAACTATTCTTGCTTGtggtattaatatttaaaatgtttaaagttGGTTATAGATTTCAATTTCTCTACTTATAGTCAAAGTTTACTCTCTAATTAAAACTCTGTTTGTTttacaaaaatatttttctaaaaactaatttttaaaatttttagtgttTGGGACACTCAGAAAAATTGATCAACAGAAAAATTTTTCCTGATCAaaggaaaaataaattatttttaagaaaattaatttttattttttaaaagatgaagtcattttttattttttaaactttaaaaatcttatttattaaaatgtgaacaaatatatatatatagctattaaaaaaattaatattattgaatAAGACATAAGCTTCATTTATCTCACGAAAAATgacttatatataaaaaatattttttatgaaataaataaatatcattaatttaattctacaatcaaataatagaaaatattttcatgaaaaaagaaatatatttcatgaaaaatatatatataagtcaTTTTTCATGagataaatgaaacttatgtcttattcaataatattatatatatatatatatatatatatatatatatatataatgaactataagtttaatttaaatattgtaatagagtaaatatatatttgataaaGTCAAGTGCAGGCAGAATAGGTCATCTAGCATGCCACCATGCATGGCTTTGTACGGTGGTTATAAAATATATAGTGTTTATTAtaatatatgatttaaataataattaacacTCTATTAAGGtccaaatattatatattattattactattataacACTTTATAAGCAGTTAGCTAGCTATAGGTTGTTACCTTTTGCTTCGTTCTAAGAGTTCATCTATGCGAGAGGTTAATTAACCCTTATTAATCTTTGCTATCAATGAAATGGATTCATTCTAACCTCTTTACATTcataaatagataaaatattttaaagttttaaaGATTTATATATTAGCTTTAAATGATCAGAATGAAATATTTAACCTAATTTGATCCAATAAATAAAGATATACCAGTCACatgataaattcatatttaagttCTTATTTCTCTAatctatttattaataaaataaaataaaatattaaaatgaatatcctactagttatataaatACAcactatttattttatatatatatgtgaatcattttatacattataaaaaataaatttcatatttatgtaagtgaaaaaaaaaatacaagtatTTTCTAATTCAGTGcttatagaatttttttttaatttggaatgtttggaaaattcaaaatatTCTTTATGATAAGAggcaattatttatataaaaaaatcattaattattatttaattcataaattttaatgaaattaataatcagtttctgtattttaaaaaatacattatttaGTATTTATGTTTTACTTTTGTTAAACTATTTAGTTTCTGCATTAATTTTTTCATCAATCAATGCCAATTAAACTACTATTGAGTCTATAttttttagtgaaactaattaattaattcttatattttaaaaaatacacatTAATTAGTTTATATAATTTGATTCTATTAACTATTTAGTTTTATAATTACTTTTTATGTCTAAATTATCATAATCTCCTTCTCTTATTTTCTCTCTTATCTTTTCTTATTCTTTCTCTCCATATTTCTTCTATACTTGCACCATTCTCTTTTTTATTATCTCATTGTTTTTCATTTTTTGATAAAATATCGTACAAGTTGTTTACGTAAAAAGATTAATCAATTCCCCTATAGAACTATAAGTAATCAACAAAAATTATCTTTTAAGCagagaaaatacaaaaataattagATTTAATATCTACAaacaaaaattttcattttatccaAAGAATATGTAtttcaaaatattttctttttcaaaatataaggaccaattaattagttttactaaaatagatTAACTAAATAGGAACATTTctcaaaatataagaattaattaattaatctcattaAAATAAATGTACTAAATAGCAGTTTAATTGATATTATCTACTTGAAAATTGACGAAGGGACTAAATAGTTTAACGAAATcaaaatatatgaattaaatagtatattttttaaaatacatgatcaaataattaattttattaaaatataatcactaaataataattttcctggataataaaataataataataataagtgtgCATTGCTTGCCTCTGAAAAGTGGCCGAGGGTTGCTCTTAATAGAGTTTAGTTTACCCTTAGCAAAACAACTTCAATCTTTTCTAAAgcctaataaataattaattgttcTACAGGGTGAATGGGAGGCTTCATGTATTGAGTGAGAGAAGGCTTTCAAAAATTTCTGCAAATCCTTTTTAGGGTTGCCGGATTTAGATCTATCTCTTGTATTCGGTTCTTGGGATAATATATATTGAGGCTTTGAGCTTTCTAATTATTCTATTTTGGTCTAATGAAGTAGAAGAGATAATATAAACTGGAAATGCAATTTTCACTACGACACCGTTTCTCACATAACAGAAATAACTAACTGAAAGGACGATTTTCAAAGGCAGAAGCTTGGTGTGAGGCAGAATTGGGAGCTTGGCAAGAAAGATATGGATAGCGATGTCAGACAAGAACGAAGAAGAAAAATCATGGAGAGAGGGAGTGATCGCATGGCTCTCATCACAGGCCAAGTCAAAACTCTCAGTTCATCGCCGTCGCTTCCATCATCATCAACTCAACGTCAACATCATGCACACACAGAATCTTCCCCATCAATTATCTTCTCTCCTAATGATAATGCTCAAATCAAGGGTACCCATTTTCACAAATCTGTTTATtagtataataatataatttcccTGAATGATTCATTATTATTGATCTTGGAATCAGGCTGATGATAATTTGGATTTGCaattatttcttttttaaataaCTTATATTTGCATTATTGAgttaattttaatgcaaaccattggagaaaaaaaaaatatgaagtTGATGGACAATTTTCTTGATCTGGTAGATTTAGATTTAGCATTTGATTCTATTTGATGGTGAAAAATTTTTTGGGTCATCTGAAAACAAGATGTTGGATTATTCATTTATGGGTGCATGTTTGCAGCTGGTCCTGAGGAAAAAGAAGATGACTCTGGTTCCAAGTTCATGAAAACCAGGACCATCAATGAATATCCAGGGGCGAGAAACTTCCATAGAGGAAACCAAGCGGAACCTCGTTTGGTGAAAAGTGCGACAAGTCCTGACTCCATCACGAAATTGGAGCAGCAGGCTTCTGGGATCACACCATCAGTTGAAAAGGCATCACCTCCCCCAAATTTTTTCTCTTCCAAACGGATAAATTCCTGCATTATAGCTTCTGAGAGAACGCGAGCTAATTGTTCTCTCATTATAGCTTTTCTAGTGGTTATATCTTACATTGATTATCCAATGTTTGGACTTGACATTCTGAGTTCAGAGAACTTCATTGCCTCCAGGCCTTTTTACATAATCCTGCTAACTGATGTAACAATTGTGCTTGCTCAATTGTTTCGAGAGAATGGAAATGACTctgaggaggttgagaaagaaaGAAATGAAGCTCAGGAAGAAGAAGATAACTGGGCTAAAGCAGTCAAGATCTTGGAGAGAGGTTTGGTCCTGTACCAGGCCATTTGTGGCCTCTTAATTGATTGCAGTATTTATTTGGTTGTGGTCATCTGTGGCCTCTCTCTGGTGTAGCTTTGGCTACAAATAAAAAGGttgattaatataattttaacattCTGGCTGCACATATACAATATCTAGGCAGTGCAGCCAGAAAATAATTTTGTTGAGATCTCTTTTGATTCATTTATATATTTTCCCAGTTTCAATGAACATTACATTTTCTTTGGTGTTATTGCCTTCCCTAATCTCTGTTAAAAAAAATCTTTGTGAATAAAATTTCAAGCCCCCTATTTTGCATCATACAAACATGCTATTGTGAGTTCttctattaattttattcttatttataTGCATTTCGCATTTGCTTAATTACCTTGGTGTGAAGGTAAGGTAAGTATTGCTTTGCAGTAAGTCGTAACTTCAGAGATAGTGAGTTCAAATCTTGAAAATAAATACCGGTGTCTTTTCAGTTTCTATATCTTTGAATATTTGGTTTTATGAGGCCAATTATTAGAGCTTATGTTTTAAGTTTTTTCATTCATGAATGCAAGAATATCCATAAAAGTGCTTGTATGTTTGCTGCTCAAAAAATATGAGCGGCTTACTGATTGGAAACTCATAACATGATAGTACTTGTTTGGGGATATGAGATTAATTATTAGTTACTTTATCCTATTCATGTACAACCATAATGCTAAGTGTTAAAGTGGTATAAATTGTTGGGTTGCTATTACACCGGTCATGATGAACAGACCAAGGATTTAAGATTGAAAGAAATGAACAGCAACTCTAGACAACTAACCAAAGGCTtggatgcttttttttttttttccccttctttAACCTATTTTACATGGAATAGTTAAAGTTAATTACCATTGTCAATTTCACTTGATGTAGAAGTATGCCACGAAGAATAATGCAAAAGAGTAGCAGGTGAGATTGATGAATGACTTAAATGGGTGGGGTAGATGTCCTCCCAAATTATTAAAGCACCCCAGCTGGTACGGATCATCTTGTTGGTGACTAGGTGGGCTTACTTCAAATTCATTCAATGAATTGGGGGACCATTTTTACTCATGAATTTTTGACCACTTATATGTAATGATCATCCTTGGTTTAGTTGTCTAGTTTTTCCCATAGCAATAGTGCAGTGGAGCCAAAAAAATGATTAATTGATAATTTGCTTttctttcttttaatactttgctGTTAAGTTGCAGAAATCTATCTGGCAAAGCACTGAAACAACTACAAGGGACAACAAGTGACAAAATATAACAGGGGAAACAATATTTATCTTAGTAATGATTAactatttcaatttaaatcaGAAGCATTTTCTGGGTGTCCCTAGATAGTTAGTTAATTTCTTTTCAGAGTTTGTT contains these protein-coding regions:
- the LOC110649144 gene encoding uncharacterized protein LOC110649144, which produces MDSDVRQERRRKIMERGSDRMALITGQVKTLSSSPSLPSSSTQRQHHAHTESSPSIIFSPNDNAQIKAGPEEKEDDSGSKFMKTRTINEYPGARNFHRGNQAEPRLVKSATSPDSITKLEQQASGITPSVEKASPPPNFFSSKRINSCIIASERTRANCSLIIAFLVVISYIDYPMFGLDILSSENFIASRPFYIILLTDVTIVLAQLFRENGNDSEEVEKERNEAQEEEDNWAKAVKILERGLVLYQAICGLLIDCSIYLVVVICGLSLV